A single window of Salmo salar chromosome ssa21, Ssal_v3.1, whole genome shotgun sequence DNA harbors:
- the LOC100380561 gene encoding protein lunapark-A, with protein sequence MGVIISRFRTKPSTVEVLEGIDKDIQTGEECRELYQRQLKQWLWRLLLYSSLLYLMASIIVYLWYLPEQTIGKVILALPSVVFPLFVWLLRKGLIALFKRRTEKTDEKLSNLKSQKRKILLEVMETETYKTAKMILERFDPDSKAKVPESLPNEMPMTPKPHQELRQRHVTPRPPVALTPAAARPPRPPVAVTPAAASLLLAPGATHAGPPLHSAPGGPPERILSEAAQQSLMKRPMTPGTLVPGVGPPLARPVLPRDRGTMDRVIEYLVGDGPQNRYALICQQCLTHNGMALKEEFEYIAFRCAYCCFLNPARKTRPQAHRLPEISAETKILTDAPVATPPEADESPVAAVEEKWPSPPAEEEIQELAVTPTESAPETKGSETPGCLGATPGCLGATPGCLGATPGCLGATPKKSDGELDMSDMEVQ encoded by the exons ATGGGGGTTATAATATCCCGGTTTAGG ACTAAGCCATCAACTGTAGAGGTTTTGGAAGGAATTGATAAG GATATACAGACTGGTGAGGAATGTAGAGAACTGTATCAAAGACAGTTGAAGCAATGGCTATGGCGACTACTGCTGTACTCATCTCTTCTCTACCTGATGGCCAGCATAATTGTGTATCTCTGGTATCTCCCTGAACAGACCATTGGGAAGGTCATATTGGCCCTTCCGTCTGTGGTATTTCCACTATT TGTATGGCTCCTTCGAAAGGGGCTGATTGCTCTTTTTAAAAGAAGAACAGAAAAAACCG ATGAAAAATTGTCCAATCTCAAATCACAAAAACGAAAAATT CTGTTAGAGGTGATGGAAACTGAAACctataaaactgcaaaaatgATTCTGGAGAGATTTGATCCTGACTCAAAAGCAAAg GTGCCAGAATCCCTTCCAAATGAAATGCCTATGACTCCAAAACCTCACCAGG AACTCCGTCAGCGTCATGTCACTCCTCGTCCCCCGGTGGCGTTGACTCCTGCCGCAGCCCGTCCTCCTCGTCCCCCGGTGGCGGTGACTCCTGCTGcagccagtcttcttctggcccCAGGGGCCACCCATGCAGGGCCGCCCCTCCACTCCGCTCCTGGAGGACCCCCAGAGAGGATCCTATCTGAGGCTGCTCAGCAGAGCTTGATGAAGAGGCCCATGACCCCTGGCACACTTGTTCCAGGAGTGG GCCCTCCCCTGGCCAGACCTGTCCTCCCCCGGGATCGCGGCACCATGGACAGGGTTATTGAGTACCTTGTCGGCGATGGCCCTCAGAATAG ATATGCCCTCATATGTCAGCAGTGTCTCACCCATAACGGGATGGCGTTAAAAGAGGAATTTGAATATATTG CCTTTAGATGTGCATATTGTTGTTTCCTGAACCCTGCGAGAAAGACCAGACCCCAAGCACACCGACTCCCTGAGATCAGTGCCGAGACGAAGATCCTCACCGACGCACCCGTCGCAACACCACCTGAAGCTGATGAGAGCCCCGTTGCTGCAG TTGAGGAGAAATGGCCTTCTCCCCCAGCTGAAGAGGAGATCCAGGAGTTGGCAGTTACTCCAACAGAGAGTGCCCCTGAAACAAAAGGGTCAGAAACCCCAGGCTGTCTGGGAGCCACCCCAGGCTGTCTGGGAGCCACCCCAGGCTGTCTGGGAGCCACCCCAGGCTGTCTGGGAGCCACCCCAAAGAAGTCCGATGGAGAGCTGGATATGTCAGACATGGAGGTTCAATAG
- the LOC100380561 gene encoding protein lunapark-A isoform X1 has product MGVIISRFRTKPSTVEVLEGIDKDIQTGEECRELYQRQLKQWLWRLLLYSSLLYLMASIIVYLWYLPEQTIGKVILALPSVVFPLFVWLLRKGLIALFKRRTEKTDEKLSNLKSQKRKILLEVMETETYKTAKMILERFDPDSKAKVPESLPNEMPMTPKPHQELRQRHVTPRPPVALTPAAARPPRPPVAVTPAAASLLLAPGATHAGPPLHSAPGGPPERILSEAAQQSLMKRPMTPGTLVPGVGPPLARPVLPRDRGTMDRVIEYLVGDGPQNRYALICQQCLTHNGMALKEEFEYIAFRCAYCCFLNPARKTRPQAHRLPEISAETKILTDAPVATPPEADESPVAAAEEEIQELAVTPTESAPETKGSETPGCLGATPGCLGATPGCLGATPGCLGATPKKSDGELDMSDMEVQ; this is encoded by the exons ATGGGGGTTATAATATCCCGGTTTAGG ACTAAGCCATCAACTGTAGAGGTTTTGGAAGGAATTGATAAG GATATACAGACTGGTGAGGAATGTAGAGAACTGTATCAAAGACAGTTGAAGCAATGGCTATGGCGACTACTGCTGTACTCATCTCTTCTCTACCTGATGGCCAGCATAATTGTGTATCTCTGGTATCTCCCTGAACAGACCATTGGGAAGGTCATATTGGCCCTTCCGTCTGTGGTATTTCCACTATT TGTATGGCTCCTTCGAAAGGGGCTGATTGCTCTTTTTAAAAGAAGAACAGAAAAAACCG ATGAAAAATTGTCCAATCTCAAATCACAAAAACGAAAAATT CTGTTAGAGGTGATGGAAACTGAAACctataaaactgcaaaaatgATTCTGGAGAGATTTGATCCTGACTCAAAAGCAAAg GTGCCAGAATCCCTTCCAAATGAAATGCCTATGACTCCAAAACCTCACCAGG AACTCCGTCAGCGTCATGTCACTCCTCGTCCCCCGGTGGCGTTGACTCCTGCCGCAGCCCGTCCTCCTCGTCCCCCGGTGGCGGTGACTCCTGCTGcagccagtcttcttctggcccCAGGGGCCACCCATGCAGGGCCGCCCCTCCACTCCGCTCCTGGAGGACCCCCAGAGAGGATCCTATCTGAGGCTGCTCAGCAGAGCTTGATGAAGAGGCCCATGACCCCTGGCACACTTGTTCCAGGAGTGG GCCCTCCCCTGGCCAGACCTGTCCTCCCCCGGGATCGCGGCACCATGGACAGGGTTATTGAGTACCTTGTCGGCGATGGCCCTCAGAATAG ATATGCCCTCATATGTCAGCAGTGTCTCACCCATAACGGGATGGCGTTAAAAGAGGAATTTGAATATATTG CCTTTAGATGTGCATATTGTTGTTTCCTGAACCCTGCGAGAAAGACCAGACCCCAAGCACACCGACTCCCTGAGATCAGTGCCGAGACGAAGATCCTCACCGACGCACCCGTCGCAACACCACCTGAAGCTGATGAGAGCCCCGTTGCTGCAG CTGAAGAGGAGATCCAGGAGTTGGCAGTTACTCCAACAGAGAGTGCCCCTGAAACAAAAGGGTCAGAAACCCCAGGCTGTCTGGGAGCCACCCCAGGCTGTCTGGGAGCCACCCCAGGCTGTCTGGGAGCCACCCCAGGCTGTCTGGGAGCCACCCCAAAGAAGTCCGATGGAGAGCTGGATATGTCAGACATGGAGGTTCAATAG